The sequence below is a genomic window from Mytilus edulis chromosome 2, xbMytEdul2.2, whole genome shotgun sequence.
aaaacaagtttttgaaatttacctgtgacgtcacttttgtagCGTTGATAAAGTCGTGTGACGGACAGTTTGTGGTTCTGTTGTGCTGTTTTTGTGGGTTGATTTATGTGTTCGTTATTAcgttagcatgtcgaaatgtactaattgtattgtttatttttgtatttgtctgtactgaatgttcttgcatttttttgtatttgtctgTACTGAatgttctttcattttttgtactgtattcctgtcatgtaatgttttcATTAGTGATATATTCTACATTGCCATAAAAacgcgaggtttggctagtcacgaaaccaggttcaacccaccatcttttcttaaaatgtcctgtaccaagttaggaaaatggcagttgttatcttatagttcgttcctgtgtatgttgcattgtcgtttgctttttgttgcacttcagtgcttctgttgtttcgttgttttcctcttatagttaatgtgtttactTCGATTTTAGTTGGTAACCCAGatgtgttttctctcaatcgatttatgacttttgaacagcggtatatgctactgttgcctttattttgcatatttCCGTTTTAAATTAGGGTCACACAACAACTGTTGGTAAAGAAATCGAATGAACCTTCAATTAACGAGTTGCACATGTCCTTTATTAAATACTTTGTATTTGTATGTTGTTGTTTCCGATGACAAATGGAATGTCAATAATCacagaactttaaaaaaaaaagtttccagAGTCACCTAGCAAATATATGTACCCAAACGGCAATCGTGATCAGTATTAACATAAACTGATGAAGCTAGCAgatgttatgccccacctacgatagtagtgcggcattatgttttctggtctgtgcgtctgttcgtccgttcgtccgtccgtctgtccgtctgttcgttcgtccgtctgtcccgcttcaggttaaagtttttggtcaaggtagtttttgatgaagttgaagtccaatcaacttgaaacttagtacacatgttccttatgatatgatctttctaattttaaagccaaattaaacttttgaccccaatttcacggtccactgaacatagaaaatgaaagtgcatgtttcaggttaaagtttttggtcaaggtagtttttgatgaagttgaagtccaatcaacttgaaacttagtacacatgttccttatgatatgatctttctaattttaaagccaaattaaacttttgaccccaatttcacggtccactgaacatagaaaatgaaagtgcatgtttcaggttaaagtttttggtcaaggtagtttttgatgaagttgaagtccaataaacttgaaacttagtacacatgttccctatgatatcatctttctaattttaatgcctaattatattttttatccaatttcgcGGTCCATTGagcatggaaaatgatagtgcgagtggggcatccgtgtactttggacacattcttgttttgtttatatttttaaagatggGATGCATATGTAATTTACATGATTCACCAAATCTACATTTGCTACTATGTATTAACCTGGACCCGCGGAGCTGAATCGTACAAATTCTTTGTTTGTGGGGACGACACTTTTTACGCATTTTCTCAACAAAATCAATCACTGTAACACAATAGTAAAATATCAATCTAAATTTTCATcttagattattattatttttttttagtttctaaaCGAATAAGTAAACTAATGACTGGTTATGCAATACCTATTTGAAATTTTCCAATATTTACGGTATTGGCTACACCTCCTTTTATGCAAAAATGCATTTTCATATATCCGACATGCGGTGGGAAAGTTATTAAACGAATTATATGCTtgtatatttctttcttttttgcatatttttttagggCGTTGTAACAAACAACATTGTTGTGAATTGAAATTTCTTTTAAAGCCCATCACGTTATGGTGGTCACAtcttaaaagtttaaatttaaatgtaagtACTCGTTAGTTCAAAGGGGAAAATTTAAATGCCATCATTCATAAGAGAATTATGAAGAAATCATATCTGCACTTAACAATTTCAGTCAAGGGGAACATCCAATATTTGGTGATATAGGTTGTTTATATTCAATGGATTATCCAGAACATACCTGTCTAACAGGTTTAACATCgtcatttttaaaataactcGATCAGTTTCGAAATCGAAGGTATGTTATTTGTCTTAATACAATttctatatttgattttttagacAATATATACAACGGTTTTGCGCAATATACTACAGTTGTAATCATATAGTaatcataatagaaaataaattctTTTGTATATCAACTATGGCATAAGAATGGACACGAGAGTAACCATAAGTATATTTTATTCCGCTATTCTCTAAGTATGTCAAGAATGTTAAATAACAATAccctataaaataaaagttaaccCCCATCCAATCCTTCATGTCTCACGTCAATTTCTTGACTCAATGTGTTCAAATGTTATCGTTAGATATCTGCGAATATCCTGTACtcagtactggcatgaaaatatggATATTGTTCTGATTGAAATTTGCTGTCATAATATTTATGAAGTTATTCAAAACTAAATTATATCTCCCTCATGTTAAGTTCTGATTCCTCGTCTGGATCTAACATACATTAGGTCCAGCGCTTCAACTTTTGTAttagactgtttttttttcaagaagttaACCTCAGTTATCACTTAAGAGACATTTATGGTCAAAATACGCATCTTGTgcagtaaaacaaaatatattcatcAGGAAAGAATCGACTAGTAGTTTTACGTGTTTCTCTaactatttgtttatttctatttttccAGGGAAAATAAACATGGCGTCAGTATCAAGATCTTGGTCATTTTGCGAAAAGCACGAGTCAGAGGAAGTAAGATTCTATTGTAATGACTGCAAGAGTTTGATCTGTGATGATTGTATAGTTGGCGTTCACAAAACTCACAAATTTATGAAATCTAAAGAATATGGTAGTTCACGACGcgatcaaattttaaaatatccaTCGGTTGCAGGTAACACAACGATTccaaaaattcagaaaataataACCGAGGCTTCAGAGAGTAAAAGCAAATACAGTGATACCATAATGGACGAAACTGAATCTATCAAATCAAAACGGAAGTTGATTGATACGACACTGGACGTTTTACAAAAAGAACTAGTTGATAACCTAAATAAGACCGACAAAGAGACAAGGCAGCTATATGATATTTTTATCAAGAACCAAGAATTTAAAGTAGAAAGAATACAAAAACTCGTTGAAGAAATCAAATCAAAAGGAAGTGACATACCAGACACAGATATTGCTAAATATGACGTAGCACTTGAAAATCTCATAAAACTTGATCCCCATAAAGACACAATGCCAAGCCCAAAACCTCCTCAATACACATTTGCCGAAGAAAATGTCAAGAAGGAAAAACTTCAGAAACTTATCGGCTACATCGAACATGTGGAAAGTAGTCAATATGAGGAACTTCCACATGATTTACCACCTTTAAGACATCCTGAAAAACCAAAGCCAAAAATACCTGAAGATTACAGGGGATATTTAAAGCCAAAGACTTTGCCTGTTCATGTAGCAGATTCATACGATGAAGTGAAACTAAAACAAGAGTTCAAAGTGCTAAGATCATTtgaaacgaaaaacaaaatatcgTATATTGTTCCTAAAGAACAGGGACTTGAAGCTTGGGTGATTTTGGGAGACAGTGTCACAGAGGTTGATTGCACTGAACAAAATACAGAGATTATTCCAACACCAGTAAAAACGTTAGACCAAAAACCGATATTACCGTGTACAAACAAAAACAACGAGTTATTGATTGGGTTTCAGAACAAATCGTCTAtaaaacaactacaggtcactcaGAAGTCAAAACGAAAATCTTACACCTTTAATACTGGAATCAACATTAGTCCTGGCAAAAGTGTACTTGCTTGCTTTTGTACGTCAGCAACAACTGACGATGAACAAATCGCATGCTTCCAAGACAAAGCATCTACCGTGAATTATATACTTCGCTGGTATTTGAAGGGAAAGCAAAAGAAACAAGAAATATATCTTACGTCTGACATTGAATTGGAAAATCCAATACAAATGTGTCAAAACTCTGATGGAGAAATTTTCATATTATGTCGACCTGAAGGAAAACAATCATGGATAATAATTCTGAATAAAAGCTATGAAAAGAAACTTAAATATCCATCGAAGACATCAGCCAAAGACATTGACTTTGTTGGATTTGGATTAATAAAGAACCATGTGACTATTTCAGATCGAGGTAACTCTGAACAACTTTTGATAGATCTTAATGGACTGGTCATCCAAAGAGACAAGCACGATGTACCACCAATATGTTGTGTTGTAGATCGATCATCAAATGTTTGGGTGGGCTTTGAAGATGGGAGAGTTAAAGTGATCAACTATCAGACAGAAAATGAGTATGCTGTGGCACATAGTGCTACGAAATTCtgatatttaaacaataaatCATTCCATTACTAGTAACATTCTTTGGAATAGAGCTAACAATTCGGCAGTAAATGATTTGAGGAAACATGTCATTAACATTACTGGAAAAATTTAAGCAATATTCACCATAAATACATTGTAAGACGTTCATCGCCTGTAATTTTCTGGCGATTCTTTTCAAGCTCGACATGCTATGTgtaattcaaaatattcaaaaataaaatatatccatGTTATAGAACTTGGTATACTTACAATTTGATGTGGGTGTGGAGTATGGTACTGTGATATGATATACGATAAGTTATCGATGTGGCCAAATACTGCCTAGCGGAAATTTGAAGATGCTATAAATGTACTTCAAGGTTCAACACTTTAATTCATATAATTCATTAGACCTGGTGAATGATATTGCTATTTCCCAGTTGCATGTTCCCCCTTACGAAaaggacatgtttttttttggataaaatttcaatcctaaaCAAAATAATAGTCATTTGAAAACTGCATGTGGGGGTTAAACTTGGACATGAAAGAAAGttgtgtttttaaaaatatttttactcgCAATGTTCATCCTTATACCAGGTTATCAAGTAAACTAGCAAACATAcagaactcaaaggaaaattcaaaacggatagttttttattaaatggcaaaatcaaaagttcaaaaacacCAAATATAATAGCCTCTAAACAAAAAGGTTAGAAGCATACATTTTATGTTGGATGCTATTATACCCAAAATCATTACTCAAACATGCGGTCAATGGGATATTAATTATGTCCATTGAGACGATAAAGATATCTGTTGGTTTCAAGGTCACTTGGTCAAAATTAAAAGTCAATGATGGAAATAAATTGAGACAAAGCTTTGGTTTGTAGATATATTTTGAGGCATATAGAataaaattcataacagtgtagctatggccattcattgactggggaaaattaggtgaacgttcgtctgtaatgcccactgctcacgacgtacttatcatagaaatttaatctgtgaggtcaccaaaggttctaaacgcctaaataaaataattaaaaatactaatcaggaataacctttgtaatttgaaaataaataaaaatggccttcaacacggagtcttggctcacaccgaacagcaagctataaaagttgaatacttaaaattctttacttgattttttgttatggtttgaccatcaatttttctaatatgatatcgcacgttctttcagattattttttttacttaattggctttaaaagttacaatgcatgatgtcgtctgtttatgtagttcatatgtgtttttcgtttctcgttggttttcccgtttgaatggttttacactagtagttttggggccctctataacttgctgttcggtgtgagccaaggctccgtgttgcaggtcgtaccttgacctataatggtttacttttatgaattattacttgggaggagagttgtctcaatggccctcataccacatcttcctatatacatcacaagaatataagttttgtaagaaacgtgagaaattgtgttggacttgaaaataaggcaaagtgacaaatatctgaaagaatgaatcgttttatggtattaaacaaagaaatcaaatgattttttaattatccagaactcttcacaaacaaaacccacatgtatacgcattgaataaatagtaggccattcttaaatgatcacaccgtagaagtagttgtgctcttaatcaatgagatattttgtgaattaaccccatcaacttaatagttttttttacaatggataaacctatttttttttattattattaaataatatcatctctgaacattattattcttataaatgacacggttgtatgtgatgattataataaatatttaaaacaaattcctttcaagctttgtaaaaagaaagtttcattttatgtatcggaatgtgtaacaagtgaatatttcaatccccactggaaggcctctgacagactgggtgagcataaaatcatagccgttgacaaacaagttacaacctacaaacgttttactgtcgaccacactgttatgcaattaattctatctAGCCTGTTTGGTCAGTAGGCCGAATAATGATCATAGTAAGGGGAACTTTTTTTAGCAATACATCAGGGTTTGCTTATCAGTGATGGGTAATTGGCATATGGGTGAGTAAGACCCCAATTGATATTAAATTCATTGAACAAAATGCAAGGTTAAAACATCTACTAATAGACTTGAAATCTGGATACATTTTTTGCTTCCAACCTTTAAAATGAGTTGCAAGcagttttaaattaaattgatacGAAAAATTGTTTCTTCTTCTACAATTCAAATAAGGTTTGCAGCTTTGTTCATGCATATATGGTTCTTCTGTAATTTTTAATGTTGCTTTTTTTCCAGTTGTGTTTCTTTTAGTTATTGtgttataataatatttaagttgagtgatttttgtaaataatttttatgGAACATTCTTCTTTGTATCTTTGGTTATTGCAATGATCAAAATAAGATATGGAATTGTTAAATATTTCGAGATAAAATACAAGTTAATGAGCTTGTTAACTAGTCAGAAAATAACAAATGATTTTCCTTATTGATATCTTTTTCCTCTCTTTTAGTGAATTTGTCCTTTAAAGTATTTGATGTTGTTTTTCTTTGCAAATTCAGTTCAAATCTTGAGGGTGATTCACAGCTTGCCATATGGAATACCCACATTAATAATTGCTAAATAAAAGTTAATTGAAATGACTTTTCTATGAATGAGTCTATTTCATATGGGTATATCAGACAGTACTTTAGTATGCACCTGATAACTTGTTTCATTTTGGTGCAAGAAAAGTATAAACAGTAATTTGAAATTGTTGCAATTGTTGGTCAGTAGACAGGAATACTAATTGAACTCATCAATGGGAATGTGAACATGTAGTAAATATAGGTAGTTAGGAAAGTTATCCAATTAAAATTACTGTTattatttgtataattatatcctgtctgtttacaaaataaggaataaacaagaatgtgtccatagtacacagattaCCAACTTTCACTATCATTTTCGAtcttcagtggactgtgaaattggggtcaaaactctaacttggcattaaattagaaagatcatatcatatggtacatgttgattggacttcaggcCCGTatccaggaatttccaagggggaggggggttatttggactcatgaactcgactttattagtcacaatttgaacagaacattgactttaacagtgcttatttggtttcaaggggggggggggggggggggttcgtccctggctacgggtatggacttcaagttcatcaaaaactatcttgaccttaaactttaacctgaagcaggacagacataCAAATGaacgcacaaaccagaaaacataatgcccatctaTTATCATAGGTGGATCATAAAAAGTCAGATAACAAGTATTCACAATTTTTATCAAGCATCACCTTCAAAATTGCAATGTCAATGAACCATAAAACTTTTCAGTAGGTGTTTGTGCAGGCCGATCAATCCCAATGCAATGTTTACGGGAACAATGATAATGCACTGCATACAAAATTTCACTGAAATTTCACAAGTCATCCTGtcaaccaaaaacaaaaactttaaaataaaactcCAGCTTCCAAAGTTGGTAAAGTAAGTGCTAACAATGAATTaggaatttataatttattttcatataaattacTCCATCAGACCCTGGATATGTACCTTGATTATAAACATAGCCAAGATGGCATTCCATGTGCATTTGATTGCTGAATTATAGGTTTTGTAGTCCATTGAAGGTGCCCAATAATCTAACAAAACTATTCatggtattcatttatttttattttctgctAGAGTTGCCATACATATTTGAAAGAAAAGACAATGTACATGATGAATAATAGGATGATTGCATTGCAGAATAAGTTAtacagaataaataaataaaacaggtCAAGTAGTTACATAACATTCAACAAATtctcaaataaatatttaaatgttaactcagataataatttcaaatgtaaaatgtcaAAAGAAAATTTCACGATAGTTGATATTGATCAAGGATGAATATTTAAACATCCTTGTACAGCCAACCTTGACATTATTACATAATGTAATTTGAGTAAATGATATATAGCTTTACTATTATCTTAGAGATGGAAAAAAAAGATAGAATAATATGCAGATTAACATATTGTCTCAGACATGAAATAAATATGGGATATAAAACAAGATAATTGCTCAAGCACAAGATAATGTATTGACTAAGCACaacaaaatgataacaaaatattacttgtaaaacaaaataatatgagaAATAAATATTAGAAGAAGATAAACACATAGTGTATTGTAAAATCAATAAAGATAATAATGCTATACAACAATTACAAATGACAGAAATGAACCAAAATGGCAAGAACATTCTACATGAAGGTTTTTCAtgttcaaaacatttcaagataatGTTCATTTTATGTGTTTTGAAATAGAAACTTTAAACTTAAACATAATCAATGATAAAGCCATGTTAAACAACTCTTTCATCAATGATAACATGGAGTATGATTTGGTCCCTTATGCATATGTATTATGCTTGTGTTTCTTGTGAAAAGGATGAAATTGGCACACTGAGTTTTGATTGTTATTCATGTATAACAAAAGTCTGATTTAACAAAATGCTTAAATTACTTGAGCtttaaaatattcagatattACCTCATATTTTCAATTCCTATTAAAAATTAAGTGTATTTATAAAATAACCAATGTTTTATGTGGAACATTACACATGCTTTTCTTGtttgttaaaagttttttttcttcaaacaattcatttttttttggcacattccctttAAATCTGTTAAAATGTCTTCTTCTTCCACTTTGCTGTCTTACTTGTGTTCAGcaaatttgaaaaagtaatattCATTTCCAAAAACTGGATTTTGTGAACTGTTGTTAAGGCACACTAAATATACATACAGTGCtcataataaatatgtataatgtTCTAAATTAGGTTTTATGTCTGTGATGTAACCTTTATATTTGTCAGTCACACTTGCCTAAGAATTTCAGAATTACCCCAGCTATATCCTCTCGAGACCATTTAAGCCAACTGTCATTTTCAAGATATCATTTGCaccaattttctttttcaaaggtATCAATTGCGCCATTATTTAATATTCATGTGAGCGAGCTAGTGGCACAAAATAATCTTTGATGCAAATGACACATTTTTGGTATAACAGATTTCTTCCCTGAATTCGTTCttgttaaggggagataattcattaTTTCTTCACAGTCTCACAATCTGTATATGTTACGAAAAAACGTAGAAGAAAAATAAAAGGGATGGAATAAAACTGTAGGAATAAATCAAGgactaaacaaacaaaaaataaaccagAACATACGGTTGATAGAGATCTTATTGTCACCCACtgatttttaatcatttattaacATCTTCAAACAAAAAGTCAAATTTGTAGCACTTGTTGATTATTGTTCTGCAACTGACCCAATAATTATTATTTCAACATCAACTAAATTACTAGTGAAAACATGAGGTAAAATAAGAACTTTTTTAATTATGTGGAAAAAGATAAATTTACCCTTTGTGGCTTATTTACCAATGAATAAttatgtttattacaaaatgtgACAAGTTTCAATACTGTgtatacaaaaacaatatatataaaaatatttaatttgaacagcttgttttgttttcatttggcACAATATTAATTGATGTAACAACATTATGTGAAGGAAGACAGGATATATGTACAGAAACAACAATGTTTGTCAATCATATATATTGCAAAAATATCAGTCAACCAGTACCTAATACAACTATACAATATCATAAGCACTGGGGAACAATGTAGCACACTAATAAGACATATGAACAAATAACTTACAAATATCATATCCAATCATAACAaagtataattatagattatcgttgatcatctcaacgagattaattttctcgcttgagctggtacagcgaaagtgagaaaagcaatcgagttgagatgaccaatgataatctgtttatcgctattttacctatgacgacgttgtcaatttcaatgtcaatttcgttagcaacgccacgtggccttcttagtttctagcgataatttttccatctcaagcgagaagcatgatatgaaaattatcacaaaaaaagatcacaaaatagcgataatactgaataaaaaaacatattttctccTCCACAGTTAAATATCTattaactactgtaaattcagaaattaatgaataattgcaaggtttttattaatgtgaataatgtGACTGGTTGAGAATTGCAATAATAAACTCAGGTTCTGAAATCTAATACGTATCtttatgcagttttttttttagaatttcacaataattaacattatatttttatccATTCCTCAAAAACTGCAATtttaaatgcacacaataatttctgaattaacagtatatcTTAACAGTCAGTATTTAGTAATGAACATATAAGTTATGTTTCTTCTATTAAATTATGAGTCATCTAAAGGGAGGCAACTTTTCTTCAAGTAATGATGATATACAGAGATTACATCAtaaacatatttgtcatgaaaaTTCTCTTTGTCTACAACAATTTGCTGTCAATTAAAGTTCCTGACCGGGTAATGTTAACTGATCAGTACTTTTACATAAATGTTTACTAGTACATCCTCTGTCAGTACTTATTAGGTAATATCAATAATATCACTGTAATAATAAATCGTGTGTTTGATCAATATATAGTCAAAACAAGTATATGTTGTATGTATAGGTGTCACCGTGAAGAGAAGTTGTCAATGCTTGATTCGATATCGTCAACATCTATATTCACATTTTTCAATAAGTTTTCTTTTTCCTGTTGAAACTCTGgaactttttcaaaatttgttcttGCTTTTGCCATCACCTTCGTTGTCCTTTTCActacaataaaaaagaaaattatagtaGACATCAATGACTCTTAAATTCAATCTAAGGAATACTTGAGATTCCAATTTCCATTCTATGAAGGAACTGCCCTGCTGATTTGGGATCATTATGGGAAAAACATGTCATATGACATTGTGAAATACAGATATTTGCTTTGTGATATCAAATTTTTCAGGGAAAAGTATCAACTGTAAAATCATGTAAAGTGATAGATTTGCAACTTAATAAATCTTCGTAATTTGGGTAAGAAAATAACTTTGTtgatatttattcataaaaagacaCAAAGTAGTGAATTTTGGTACATACATAATTTGagttaaaattcaaaattaaggTAGACTTCTTGGATCAATTTCCTTAATACAGccatttttatgatataaaatctaTCTAAAGTACTGTTTATACAAGCGCTTGGAAAAAtagttaaatattagaaagaagACACACAGAATAGTAAATAAGATTCATATTAATGTTAAAATCACACTTTTTTGTAATAGCAGAGCCAgtcatgaagtaaaattgtttccAAAATGTACTTCAGCTACAGGACTATTAGAAAGGGAAAATCATCAATGACTTTAGATCATTTGATTGAAAGGGGACATATGGGTATGCATATTAAAATCTCAGCTGTTACACaggaataaaagtaaaaatatacatttaaaaataaaatctaaaagcATGACAATTTGATCCTCTCATTTAACTTTGATATGATCTTGTTCAAATCAGAAGTAACAACATTAAAAATGAGAAGATCATGTaatcttgattaaaaaaaaacattgatttttgttttctttagatCTACATACTAAGtgtcaaaattatttaattagttttaaactaaaaatgattaataaataacaatatcaatTCTAAAAATATTGTTGATACTTTTTTCAGCTTTAAATATCAGTTATCATAAGAGCTTCCTTCATTTAGACAAAGCTTTATGTTTTAAATCAGCATTAACTATCAATCTCAAATGTATCTAAAGATATATGTTGTAAtctatgtatataaatatataagtaagAATGAAAATCTATCAAGCAACTTCATGTTTCATTTATCTGTATAAGCAAATTAAAAGTTCTCACATCAATATTAGAAATAATAGGTTTCAGCAAGTGAAAATGACTTACACGTTGTGATAGACTGAAATAAAGTGTTTATTTATATCATAGGTTTCACAGAGAAGAGATAGAGAAGGAAAGtgtacaattagaaaaaaaaagatttcttaGAGAGtggtttttcaagtttttttgtgtGGATCAACCAACCATGCAAACATATTGTTGTACTGTCCAGTAACAATCAGACCATTTAGTATTTTGTCATCTGGAAAGGAACATTCCATCAATAACATATTACATTCATATATTCAACAGACATAACATGCATTATTATTCAAAGTACAGAAAGCATTGCTAAACATAAAGATTTCATTCAAATACCATCTTagaaaaatgcaatattttaaaatagatgttGCAGAATTTTAATTATactcatttctaaaaaaaacctacatttcaaaattaaaaggaaaatctatcttttcttttataaattcatttcccTAAAAGTAAGATTTGTATAAAGGCTGTACTTTTGCTGGTTTTACTTacattgtttatatataatatcCTCCATTGTCTGTTTCTGTCTGTTGGAGGCATGGAGTCTCTCTTCAGCATCATGAACAAGTTTAGACATCAGCTCATATTTAGTTCTTGTAGCATACAATTCATTTCGTAAGGCATCATTctataaagataaaaaatgttACTCAAACAATAGTTGACTTACTGACATAATACATGAATGGAAATGTAAAGGTTAAACAAATAATCCCTATTTCTAacgttttacttttataaattaacaGAACAATTATGTAAACCTATCAGGTAAGTGTATCGGAGTGAATATAAAATCTGATATCTCAATTCATCCAAAGCTAGGATTAAGTTCAACATTATAAGGTTAACTTGATAACTATCTATCTTAAAAGTGACATTAAATTCGTCATAAAATATCTCCTATATCTAATGCATGTACTGAGTAATTTTGTTTATCGTCCTTCCCTACACatatatcaccctgctctgtcgCTCAGTAATTCTCGTATCAAGGCTTCAAAACAAGACCAGGTATTATCTGCGACGTCataatgtgagaggagaagttatcagcgacgtcacaatgcaaGAGGAGAcattatcaagcttgctttcgtcaagcATA
It includes:
- the LOC139511618 gene encoding uncharacterized protein, producing the protein MASVSRSWSFCEKHESEEVRFYCNDCKSLICDDCIVGVHKTHKFMKSKEYGSSRRDQILKYPSVAGNTTIPKIQKIITEASESKSKYSDTIMDETESIKSKRKLIDTTLDVLQKELVDNLNKTDKETRQLYDIFIKNQEFKVERIQKLVEEIKSKGSDIPDTDIAKYDVALENLIKLDPHKDTMPSPKPPQYTFAEENVKKEKLQKLIGYIEHVESSQYEELPHDLPPLRHPEKPKPKIPEDYRGYLKPKTLPVHVADSYDEVKLKQEFKVLRSFETKNKISYIVPKEQGLEAWVILGDSVTEVDCTEQNTEIIPTPVKTLDQKPILPCTNKNNELLIGFQNKSSIKQLQVTQKSKRKSYTFNTGINISPGKSVLACFCTSATTDDEQIACFQDKASTVNYILRWYLKGKQKKQEIYLTSDIELENPIQMCQNSDGEIFILCRPEGKQSWIIILNKSYEKKLKYPSKTSAKDIDFVGFGLIKNHVTISDRGNSEQLLIDLNGLVIQRDKHDVPPICCVVDRSSNVWVGFEDGRVKVINYQTENEYAVAHSATKF